The DNA sequence CTTCATCAATTTACCTAGATCTTAAAaagcattttcttctttttattttatgtggAGGCATCTCCCCGGAACACCCTAGACATTTTTCTCTCCACTTTAAGTACAGGCAGAACGCATACGCtgtgtttcccttttctttttttttttaaaccccCCGATAGGCCCTTCCTTTTTGCCCTCCCtttagttttgtttgttcgcttTTCATTTCGCCTTCATACCCCACCTGCCCGTACTCTCAATCACACTACaaaatttccccctttccgccTTCTccatgcttttcttttttttttctcccttaaaCATTTTTTCCTCGTTCCGGAAGGGTCCATGTTCTTCAAACACCCACTGCTACCTGGTACTCTCGTCAACCGTTCAACTAATCCTCCACCTCAATGACGGAGCCTTTCGTACCGGCCGAGTTCACCGCCGCACCGGCGGTTGGGATGTTGGAGATGTACATATCATCCACATCCTCGTCTTCGACTCCAAAGTTGACGAAGTACTGACGGTTTTCACGATACTTAAGCACTCCGTAGACCACAAGGCAGGCGACGGCAACCACTGTACCACATATTGCAAAGATTGAAAGTACGCGACCCCAACCCATCCTAGGGTTAGGGTCGTCACCGAGCGCGAACATATCCCTGCTTCCTTCTGCTGATTCGATGCCTGCCGCCGCAAGCGCTTCCGAACCCTGCTTTGATGCAGATATGATGTAATTTTGACGCTCTACTGTGTCACATGTGCGGTCTTCACCCAGTTCCTCACAGAAGATTGATATGAACAGCCGCACACGGCCGTCCTTTCCGTGTGTGACGCGAGACAGGGCCATTGCCGTACGTGGCACGCACAGAGCCTTACTCAGGGTCTGCAGATAGTTGGACGGTAACGTTTTACTTTTCAGGGTTAGCATAATACTGTTGTACATGCTCCACCTATTCTCCGGAGTGTTGGGTGGTGCCATTGGGCAGAGTTCTTTTGTCACAGGGTCAACGGGCTGTCTGTAAGTGATGTTACCGTCGGCATTGGTGATGTCGGCAGCACTGTTGACGATGTCGATACTTGGCACCTCTACCCACGGCATTCCTGTGCGCTTGAAGCATACCTTATAGGCTCCCCCACGTTTGAGCACCCATGACCATAGCACAGAAGTCGCCTTTGGTCCAAATCTATCTTCAGGTTCAAGAGCAAGAGTTTCTGGCACGCCACCTGCAGCGGACGCGTCGCAATCCTCGGTATCTGAGACAAATTTTGCCTGGTTCCTTCGGGGGCGTGTGTCCAAATCGGATCCATAGAACTTGATGGTCGTACGCTTCATAACGTATACTTTTCCGTCAGCATTCTGGCCACCAACTACCTGGTAGTACGAAGGATTGACCTCAAAGCTGCGGACAACACCAACCTCTGTCACATCTTCCGTGTTTGCCTTGCGGCTACAGATACGATAGGCGCGTGCGGTATCGATGAAGACATCTCGGGCGGCGAACGTAGAAGTGTTAGCTCCGGTGAAGTCTTCGTCAAACAGTGGCGGGCTGGAAGGGTGACTCATCAAATAGCTATTGGAACCGGTGCTTGTTGagcattcttcttttgcgcTGATAAGGAAAAACTCCTCGCGTTCTGAGACACCCCCTTTCGTACTGTCTGAGCTTCGGAAGATGAAGCGAGTCGGAACACTGTTCTTTGCGTGAACAATTCGCGGTTGAACACCAACCAGTACAGGAACGTCACTAACCGCTGCCACCTTAGCGTCATGTGTAAACCTGAAGGAGACGCGCGCCTCCAGACCACACTCATGGTTAGCCGCCGTATTAGCGAACACCAACGAAAGGTCTGACTTATGCGCAAGTCGAATTGCCACATCGGAGAGCGATCCACCTGCCATATCCTTCACATCGTATTCCTCCGTAACCTGCTCTCCAGACTTACTGTCCTTGTACGTGGCACGTACAAACAGGCGGAACGAGAATTCCGTCTGGTGGTCAATTTGGCACGGCCCGGGGCCCATGTCTTTTGCGTTAGTGGTATCAACCGGTTTCACTTCGTACGCAAGACAGTGAATCGTTAGATTCCGCCCAGGTTTGTCAAACCTTTGCACCACCCACTCTTTGCCTGGAAGCCCACCCCCTGTGTATTCATTTTCCGAGCAAGTAGGAAACAGACTCAGCGCCCGCACAGAGGCGTGCGACAGTTGGAGAAGTAgagcaacaaagaaagaacgcCGCATCTCCCACCTTTTCTCTCACCTTCACGTTGTCTGTCACAATTCTTAACTGTCTTTCCACCCACACaatttcctttcttgtttcgTTTCCTAATGTTTGATACTTGCACCGTCGAATCCTTCTCCCCACTCTTCCGGTTTTTGTCGGTTACTCTGCGTTGTGCTTCGCTCACACACACGTTCTTGGAGGCACGACCGTGTTTGCATGGTCAATATAGCACGAagagcaagaaaaagaacaaagatgAGGGTGCAGAAGAGTCCACGGGTATGGAGGGCcggaaaaggggaaatatgGTACAAATCAAAATGTGACACTTTATTTACTCACAAAGCGTGTGTGAAGAACGGACTTGCTTGTGTGTAAAAGCAAGCATGtggtcacacacacacataccaCAAAACTCCTCGCGCCGACTCGTTCGAGGGAAGGGGCTTAAAGATTGCGTGGTGGGGGCGCTTTTCAGGCAGCACTGATGAGAGCAACCCAATGGGAAGCAACGATCTCGAAATGCAGGAAACTAGTCGCCTAATCCCCTCCCCTGTCAGCATGCTTTGTGATTACGTCCACCCCTTTTTCTCACTTCTTTCCACCCCCATCCTTACCCTTTTCTCCCGCACCGCCGGACCGCCTTGACGATCCACGCTCCTTTTGAAACAAATCCACAGCCTTCATGTTCACTTGGCGCATGCGGAACATAACTTTCGCCATCCTTCGTTTCACCTGATTGTCAAGTATCTGCTGCTGCCACGGCGATTCAAACGCCTCCTTGCTCTCTTTGTCGAACAACTCCTCCGTGTACCAGTGCTGTGCggctattttattttcataaatGCCTGGGTATGTCCACTCCGGGCCAATAACCGGGTCTTTTTGGTCCTTGAAAATAGCTATGGGGAGCGACATACCCTCTTTCCCGTACGTATACACATTCAAGGGCACTTCCTTGACCTCTACAAGTTTACGGTGCTCCATGCGTCCATGGTGCGCCTGCTTGAAGCGGCGCCGCTCCCTCTCCAACTCCCGTTCAGTGGGGGCCGCATCGTATGGCAAATAGACCTGTTTATAGTCTGGCGTATCCGCCGGCTTGCCGGTACGTTTCAGGAGGAAAGGAGTTGCCCTCACCAACTTGAACGCGTTTATTTGCAGCATATCAATCCAACCATGAAGACGGTTGAGTTGCTGCAGCGGtggcaaaggaagaaacaaacaagtggaataaaattaaacGCGCGAAGGTGGGGATAACACAAGTACAACTGAAACAGACAATGAAAAACTGATCATTCATCCTTCCTCACATCTCTGTTCAAACCAAGCCCATGTTTTTCACCGTTACTGCTGTTTCCCCGCTGTATCTTTTGTTGCGAACCGAAACAGTACAACAAGGCGCCGTATCGAAAACttcaacaaacaacaacacacgaGTGCGCAACGAAGTCCCCTAAATCCTAACACCCTTCACCTTTGCAGTCCCCCCCCCGGTGCATTAAATTTATCTATACCCGGAAACTacaaaatgaggaaacgCCCTCTTCAACATCTCAAGCACGTTTTAATGCCCCTTCAGTTCTCTCAACATTTCTTCCTTATTCCCGCAAATTTACGGAACTGCGCCACTTGTTCGCAGCAACAAGTTCCCCCAACCCTTCATTACGACCAAGGCTCCACCCACCCCGGCCACACAGGTACTTTCATATACATGCCTCCATCTAATTTTCCTTGCTATAGTCTCTTGCTTATAATCACTACTTTCCTCTCTCCAACTTCCGCCCCCTGAGCACTCACCCGCTTCCTTTCGTTGCCACCGGCCACCCCAAGTATATGCACGGTGTGCATATATTAGCACAGCCTGTTCCTATTTGTTTTGGTGCAGTGCATATAAATGAACATACTGCTACGATTGTAGTAATGTTTGCTGTTGTCAATTTAACCCAGCGAGAAGCTCCCTAAAAGAAATAACGAACGGATGGGAAtatttaaaaggaaaagaattacATTGTGATATCTATCTTCGTCCGCTACCTGGTCAAAGACTAACTGATAAAAAATTAGGTTAAGTAAACGTTCCCACAATCAAACGAATAGCAAAAcattccttttgttgtgttaAGACGAACCCACGGACGAAAGAGAAAGCGGCCAGATCAGCCGGGAAAAAATAAGATtagaaagggggaggaataATTTCCATCGGGTGACATTTTGCCCGAATACCTATCCTCTCCCCTCTCGCTCCACATCATACAGGCTCCATACGATACACCATTACCATGTCTTCTTCCAGTAGCGGAAGGTTGTCCGTCCGTAAATGCGCCAGTTTGTGTTCTTCTGGCAGTAATGTAGCAGAATGCAGTTCACCAGACCCAGTGTAGTGAAACACTTCCAAAACATAACGCGACGGTCGTCGTACTCCGACTCAGCAGACCACCGAAGGAAGTTGACGACGTCCTTCGCCATTTGACTTATCGTTGCGGGCGTGCCATCCTCATAATCCACCATCCCGTCAGAGAGCGGGGGCGGCATAGAGAGGACGCAGTCCTTAAAGTACGGGTTCCAGAACTGGCCAGGTTTCAACTCAGGCGCAAAAGGGGGGATTTCCATCAACTCACCGTTGCCCCAGTTGTAGCCTGTGATGAGAGAAAAGATGTAATCCGGACCCCCCTCCTTGCCAAACACCGAATGTTGAAGATCCGGCGGCTCAGAGCCATTGTTGGCAAACTGCGCCGCGCGCTGGTTCGGAAACGGAATGGGAAGCGTGTCTGTCGGTTTGCCAGGTCGTGGGTTCAACATTCCCTGTGCATCCGGAGCTGAATCAACCACTTCATACTGCGAGGCCAACTGTTTGATCTCTTCACGTGTCATGAAGCCTTGAAAGTGCGTGAAAGTCATGCGACCCAGGGGGTGACACGGTGCGAACACTTCAGTGTATATTTGGCGGCCACGTCGTACGGAGGGCCAATCCAAGCTGTGCCAGATCTCAAAGCGATCGTTGTGATTCCAGTACCAATCCCTTTTGATGGGGTGAGCTTTCTTACCTGCCATGTTTGTTATGTTCTGCAGACTACAGAAAAGAGGGTAAAAGTGTTGTCTCATTTTCCGCGGTAGATGACGAAAAACGACAGAAACCATGGATTGAACCAATGGGTAAAGAACGCGAGCACCAAACTCATGCATATAAACTTCAATTACAAGCAACGAAATCTACGAGAGGCGTCGACGAGATAGGTGAAagagttttaaaaaaaaaaaacgttttaAATCGAGCGTCGTCAGTGGACTACGGTTGCGATAGCTCATACAACGACCACTACAGCCGTTGCCGATGTTCCAGTTGCGGTAAACAAGTGCACAACTCAAAAAATATGCCTCGATGGTCTACACGCCACTAAGCAGTGTGAATGCCAGCAGGTACGCACCTTGACGTTGGCATTGTGCCCGTGGATTGGGGGCACACGTTAGAACACCATTCTCAGAGTTCTTGTGCTCCCGCGTGTCCTCTTTCTAGTGTAATGCTCACGATGGTGGCACTTACCGCAGAGTTGCATCGTCCACAAACATCGCTCCTACTCAATTTACCATTTGGCATTTTTGTATACCCCGCCCACTGCGTACTCAGCGGGAGGGCCCACTTTGAAAGAAGAGCAAAAGGCTCTAAGCCAATCAAGCCCACAATTATGAAGGCGCCACCTTTCGAGCTTCAAATTTAATCCACGCGCAAGTTTGTACCTGCGCGCTTGCATATAAACAATCTATGGTATAGCGTGGAGGGACACTAAACACCTTTTAGccactttgtttcttttcccacctACTACACTGTTTCTATTCTATCAAAAACCTAGAGGTTGCTGTCCTCGCTCCCTCGGGTTGCCCAGTGTACGGGCACAAGCGCAATACGTGCTCACTTCCTACCGCTACTTTTTAATCCCTGGAGCACAAGGCTCCATTTCGTCACGCGTTAAGCGCGACGGCGATGGTGGGACAACAGTTCCATCAGAACATACCCTTTTCCGTACCGGGCTCTCTGTCGCCAACACCTCTGTGTCGCTATCGTCCCCCGCCGAGGACTGCGTATCTGGCGTCACCGGCAAGTTGTTTTCCTCAGTCCCAGCTATTTCCCTGCCCCCGCATCCCACTGTTGCTCGCGGTGCAGCCCCTGGTTTCCACTTCCTTAGCATATATGCGGGCAAGCTGCGGGTGGGGTGCATGGGTAAAGGATTTTTGATGTTCGCTGGAATGGTTGCGGCTTTCGCCCCGAACATCTCATGCTTCGCGGCCCCACGGAGTGTGCTTCTTCCGCTGCGCAAGGATTTGGGAGCTGACCGAGCGACACAGACACTAGAGCCGTCAACCGAAGCTCCAACATTCACAGTGTCGACTGTTGAGGAAACAACAGCTCCCGGAGCTGCGGAACTTTCACACGTTAGCGCTGCGATGTCGCTGGTGGCGTTGCTTTTTGTGGAGCGGGACACCCCTGTGTCAGTCAGTGCGGAGGCGGGGTAAGCGGGAAGAGGCAGCTCAACGTCCACTCGACAATTATGGAGAAAATCGCAGCCAAAATTGGTCCTCAGATCACTGAGTACCGTGGCTACCTGTGCAGGCACTGTACCGTGAGAGGTGGTTTGCACTCCATACTTCTGTGAGAAGAGACCCCATGGGGTCTTCAATAAAACGTCTCTCAAAGTTATGGGACTAATAGGAAGCTTCAGGAAGAACCGAGGCAATAGAAATACCTCGAGCTGCTCGGCATCTTCTTTAATCTCCCTTAACCTGTCACAACACAAGGACATTTCTTCCGGGTCACCCATTCCCCAGAGCAAAACCCGTGTCAGACGTGCGAGCAACTCCACTACTACGACACCTATAGACAACCGCATCGCGGCAGAACGCTTCCTTTTACCCAAGTTGCCCCCAATCCACTCAACAGCATTATTGCACAGTGACAATAAATCGGAAGGTTTCAATGACTCTCCGCCGCCTTCGTTCGCACCGAACACACTTCGATGAATATCCCCCAGGATACTTTCCAACGTTTGTTCATCACGCGAGGTGCACCGAGATAGGGCAGAAACGCACTTCATAAGGTCCTCTTCGTGCATTCTATGACTACCAACCACAGgtactgtaaaaaaaaaaaaagtgataaaGCTAATAATACGAGAATAGGAAGGTAAAAAGAACGATCAGCGAGAGTTCGTGCACCTCTATGAccagggaggggggaggggaggggaaagcacCCTTGAGCACGAATCTAAACTGGTACCACCGAAGCGCAAATCACTTACATATTTCTTCCGCAGCGCGAACCTTCTGTTCGATAAGGGCGGCCGCCAACAAGTCAatatgtggaaaaaaaaaaaacaaaggaaccGCGcccaacaaataaataaataataataatagcacaCCATTTGGTgttcatcttccattttCCCCATTGGAATACCGAGGATGAACGGATACGCATGAGCCCGTCTATCAAACCATGCACCACCACAGTGAAGGGTAGCGCACGCGGCCACCCTGCCGACAAAACACATCGATCTGTGTCTCCTACAAATGCGGTTTTCTTCCAATATCGCCGTCTTGCGCAACCTCACGAATAATTTTAGCACAACCTTCGAGCTGCTCGAGGGTGACGAATTCGTTAGCTCCATGCGCCTGCAGAATCGAGCCAGGGCCGCAAACACCAACAGGGATACCGATACCCTGGTAATGTCCAGCTTCCGTGGCATACGCAACCTTACGTACCGCGTTATCCCTTGCAATACGACGAAGCAAAATGAGAAAAGGATCTTCCTCATCCGCCTGCTTCAGAGGTGGTGCGCCGACCATCTTCACAATTTCAATGCTTGCGCAATCGAATTCCGTCTTCATTAGTGGGAGGAGTTCACCTTCTGCATAGgttttgatttgtttttcaATCAAACCCAAGTCAGTATTTGTTAGGTAACGCATCTCAAATACGAATTCACAAACTGCGGGTACGGTGTTCTCAGCGTTACCACCAGTCACAAGATTGGTTGATATCGTCGTGTTGGGAACGTCAAAGTATGAATCACACGTTCCGTTGCACCGGAAATCCTCGGCGATTTCGCGTATCTTCACAATGAGTTTAGCGGCATAGTCGATGGCATTGCAGCTCCGGCGTGTAAGTGCATACGAAGAGTGTGCCGCCTTCCCCTGCACACGAGCGCGGTAAACTGCTATTCCCTTGTGTGCAACAACAACCTGATTGGATGTTGGCTCCCCAACAATGCATCCGTAAGCCTTGACCCCTTGTTCACGAAGAAACTGGGTTAATACTTGGCCGCCAATACACCCCACTTCCTCATCGTACGTCCACGCAAGGTGAATAGGTTTCCTTCGCTTCATTTGAAGAAGCTCTGGTACAAGAGACATGCAAACCGCGATGAAACCCTTCATATCACACGTGCCTCGTCCATAGAACTTCCCATCTCTTTCTGTTAGAGTGAAGGGGTCACTCTCCCATTTCTGGCCATCTACCGGGACTACATCTGTATGACCGGAGAGGATAATTCCACCATCTGTTATCCCACCCTCACCTGCCAACGTTGCCCATAGAttcgcttttgttttctcgtcGTTGTACACTAACGTGCTCGGTACGCCAAGGGCCGTAAGGTAGCTTCTTATGCAGTAAATGAGCTCGAGGTTCGAATTTCGGCTGGTAGTGTCATACGAAACAAGTTTCGCCAACCACTCTCTGCAGTTCATCTTAGAAAAAGTTTATAGGTGGCCTATCCTAACAAATGTGCGTCCCTTACCTTCTTATATAAGCTGCCTCTAGGTGGTGCACAtacaacaaatgaaaatatatatcattttcctttttgtggcGACAACCCGGCCGCTGTAACGGAGGTTTACGGCACCTTCTCCGAGAACGTAGTGGGGACACAGTCGTTACGACAGCCTTGTTCACATCGCCATTGTCATATGCCCGCTATGATGCGACGTAAcgggagaaataaaaatgaatgcACCATAAACCCTTAAGAAAATAATGCATTCCAACAGACCGAAAAATCCGACGCCACCTGCTGTCTGGTCCCTATTCCACTACAGCCACACACGGTGCACATGATAGAGAGCGGCAAACTTCATAGTGCGTTAAGTAACAAATGCGATAATTGTTCAATAACAACTCAGAAGCGAACTGCCTGGCGTGAGTAAAGAAATCAGCCCCCCCTCAACTTACCACATTTTTTCGCCCGCCCATTGTTCGTCACACCCCATGAGCAATGGTGCCTGAGTTCTTTCGGAGCAAACGTCTGCAAATAATAAGGGGGGTTTCGCCGTCTATATCAATCGACACAGTGATCGGTAGGTTACCGGgaactaaacaaaaacattttgGGCCTTTTCCAGTTGTGTGGGTCCATACTCGACAAGCACATTCACCTCCTACCTATCATTTGCAAAAAACAAGTCGAAGCACAAAGTTATTTTGTATATCATCCGATGTTCGTACACGTCTGCCTTCGCATTAACGCAGGGAATAgcaaatatatgcacatTTGCTTTTGAACGCAAAGGAGATACACAATGGATACAAAAACACGTAGCAGGTAACATACCACTTGATAAGTTGAATAGCTGAAGTGAGCTATCCAAAAAGATATATGTCAGACGTGTGGTTCATCTCCGTCGGTGAATGAAAAAAGGGCCATCCCTCGTACACCATTCCACGCTGCACTCCTGCCAGCGATAATCGGTCATGGCGAAAAGCCGGAACGC is a window from the Trypanosoma brucei brucei TREU927 chromosome 8, complete sequence genome containing:
- a CDS encoding Golgi/lysosome glycoprotein 1, with product MRRSFFVALLLQLSHASVRALSLFPTCSENEYTGGGLPGKEWVVQRFDKPGRNLTIHCLAYEVKPVDTTNAKDMGPGPCQIDHQTEFSFRLFVRATYKDSKSGEQVTEEYDVKDMAGGSLSDVAIRLAHKSDLSLVFANTAANHECGLEARVSFRFTHDAKVAAVSDVPVLVGVQPRIVHAKNSVPTRFIFRSSDSTKGGVSEREEFFLISAKEECSTSTGSNSYLMSHPSSPPLFDEDFTGANTSTFAARDVFIDTARAYRICSRKANTEDVTEVGVVRSFEVNPSYYQVVGGQNADGKVYVMKRTTIKFYGSDLDTRPRRNQAKFVSDTEDCDASAAGGVPETLALEPEDRFGPKATSVLWSWVLKRGGAYKVCFKRTGMPWVEVPSIDIVNSAADITNADGNITYRQPVDPVTKELCPMAPPNTPENRWSMYNSIMLTLKSKTLPSNYLQTLSKALCVPRTAMALSRVTHGKDGRVRLFISIFCEELGEDRTCDTVERQNYIISASKQGSEALAAAGIESAEGSRDMFALGDDPNPRMGWGRVLSIFAICGTVVAVACLVVYGVLKYRENRQYFVNFGVEDEDVDDMYISNIPTAGAAVNSAGTKGSVIEVED
- a CDS encoding acetylornithine deacetylase, putative → MNCREWLAKLVSYDTTSRNSNLELIYCIRSYLTALGVPSTLVYNDEKTKANLWATLAGEGGITDGGIILSGHTDVVPVDGQKWESDPFTLTERDGKFYGRGTCDMKGFIAVCMSLVPELLQMKRRKPIHLAWTYDEEVGCIGGQVLTQFLREQGVKAYGCIVGEPTSNQVVVAHKGIAVYRARVQGKAAHSSYALTRRSCNAIDYAAKLIVKIREIAEDFRCNGTCDSYFDVPNTTISTNLVTGGNAENTVPAVCEFVFEMRYLTNTDLGLIEKQIKTYAEGELLPLMKTEFDCASIEIVKMVGAPPLKQADEEDPFLILLRRIARDNAVRKVAYATEAGHYQGIGIPVGVCGPGSILQAHGANEFVTLEQLEGCAKIIREVAQDGDIGRKPHL
- a CDS encoding cytochrome c1, heme protein, mitochondrial precursor, with protein sequence MAGKKAHPIKRDWYWNHNDRFEIWHSLDWPSVRRGRQIYTEVFAPCHPLGRMTFTHFQGFMTREEIKQLASQYEVVDSAPDAQGMLNPRPGKPTDTLPIPFPNQRAAQFANNGSEPPDLQHSVFGKEGGPDYIFSLITGYNWGNGELMEIPPFAPELKPGQFWNPYFKDCVLSMPPPLSDGMVDYEDGTPATISQMAKDVVNFLRWSAESEYDDRRVMFWKCFTTLGLVNCILLHYCQKNTNWRIYGRTTFRYWKKTW